Proteins encoded within one genomic window of Granulicella pectinivorans:
- a CDS encoding alpha/beta hydrolase has protein sequence MPRLLPLLFLTTTLAAQTPHRPTPPTRDPHTPGFVTATELPDTALPPANKDGNYILGPTHNPARETTPPLASPEGTILEFTMKSTDSKRYPGIARDPNTFGTPDPNDPAKLLVPTSHPAPYTRKVTVYIPKQYIPYTIAPFLVGADGPDKLLFATLDTLIFQHKIPVQIAISISNGGGDAQGSERGLEYDTMSPLYAEFVEHEVLPRVEKEAHVRLTKDPNGRVTMGGSSGGSCALIMAWYHPDLYRRVLTYSGTFVNQQWPPNPATPHGAWEFHEHLIPNSPRKPIRLWMEVGDRDNLNTNAMRDNMHDWVVANENMARVLAAKGYHYQFVFAKNAGHTDRAVKQQTLPEALEYIWHGYPIQD, from the coding sequence ATGCCCCGACTCCTCCCTCTGCTCTTCCTCACCACCACCCTCGCCGCTCAAACTCCACACCGCCCCACGCCACCCACACGAGACCCCCACACCCCCGGCTTCGTCACCGCCACCGAGCTTCCCGACACCGCCCTCCCGCCCGCCAACAAAGACGGCAACTACATCCTCGGCCCCACCCACAACCCCGCCCGCGAAACCACACCACCCCTCGCCTCCCCCGAGGGCACCATCCTCGAATTCACCATGAAGTCGACCGACTCCAAACGCTACCCCGGCATCGCGCGCGACCCCAACACCTTCGGCACCCCCGATCCCAACGACCCGGCAAAACTCCTCGTCCCCACGAGCCACCCCGCGCCCTACACCCGCAAGGTCACCGTCTACATCCCCAAGCAATACATCCCTTACACCATCGCCCCCTTCCTCGTTGGCGCCGACGGCCCCGACAAGCTCCTCTTCGCCACCCTCGACACCCTCATCTTTCAACACAAGATCCCCGTCCAGATCGCCATCTCCATCTCCAACGGCGGCGGCGACGCCCAGGGCTCCGAGCGCGGCCTCGAGTACGACACCATGTCGCCCCTCTACGCCGAGTTCGTCGAACACGAAGTCCTCCCCCGCGTCGAAAAGGAGGCCCACGTCCGCCTCACCAAAGATCCCAACGGCCGCGTCACCATGGGCGGCTCCTCCGGAGGCTCCTGCGCCCTCATCATGGCCTGGTACCACCCCGACCTCTATCGCCGCGTCCTCACCTACTCCGGCACCTTCGTCAACCAGCAGTGGCCGCCCAACCCCGCCACCCCCCACGGAGCCTGGGAGTTCCACGAACACCTCATCCCCAACTCCCCCCGCAAGCCCATCCGCCTCTGGATGGAGGTCGGCGACCGCGACAACCTCAACACCAACGCCATGCGCGACAACATGCACGACTGGGTTGTCGCCAACGAAAACATGGCCAGGGTCCTGGCCGCCAAGGGCTACCACTACCAGTTCGTCTTCGCAAAAAACGCCGGCCACACCGACCGCGCCGTCAAGCAGCAAACCCTGCCCGAAGCCCTCGAATACATCTGGCACGGCTACCCTATCCAGGACTGA